A part of Palaemon carinicauda isolate YSFRI2023 chromosome 8, ASM3689809v2, whole genome shotgun sequence genomic DNA contains:
- the LOC137644995 gene encoding uncharacterized protein — protein sequence MAVSVVVMLLAVVGGVHSQYGYELPVPSNIYGAPDQRAEEAVNVELQEDPVAALAALIPGGGVPGEDYPILSSVPDTGFSCEEQEFPGYYADTADDAKCQVFHICQFDGRQDSFLCPNGTIFNQQYFVCDWWFNVDCAATEQFVRLNADIGKVMEAEADASSKSEVAAPGQLYGIPEVRDEGTPTPPTNYYGRPE from the exons ATGGCAGTGTCCGTCGTAGTTATGTTGTTGG CCGTGGTGGGTGGTGTTCACTCCCAGTATGGTTATGAGTTACCTGTGCCCAGCAACATCTATGGTGCCCCTGACCAGAGGGCGGAGGAAGCTGTTAACGTGGAATTGCAAGAAGACCCCGTGGCTGCCCTCGCCGCTCTCATCCCTGGTGGGGGCGTCCCAGGCGAAGACTACCCTATCCTGTCTTCGGTTCCCGATACAGGATTTTCCTGTGAGGAGCAAGAATTCCCTGGCTATTACGCCGACACAGCTGACGACGCCAAAtgccaggtcttccacatctgccagTTCGACGGTCGCCAGGACTCCTTCCTATGCCCCAACGGCACCATCTTCAACCAGCAGTACTTCGTCTGCGACTGGTGGTTCAACGTGGACTGTGCAGCCACTGAACAGTTTGTTCGACTCAATGCTGACATCGGAAAAGTAATGGAAGCGGAAGCTGATGCTTCATCCAAGAGTGAAGTCGCTGCCCCTGGTCAGCTCTATGGCATCCCAGAGGTACGGGATGAAGGAACTCCAACTCCTCCTACAAACTACTACGGACGTCCCGAGTAA